CTCTCGGCAACGTCATTGACGGCATCGGCAACGGGAGCGCCCGGCATGCGCACGAGCTCCATGTGCGGCTCGGCAAAGACCGTGCCCATGGGGAAGGCGCGGCGGAAGACAAAGCGAGCAACCGGACCAGCCACCAGCAGGTTCCAAGGTAGAGCCATGATAAAGTTGCGCGGAATGTTAACGAGCCACATCATCGGTAGCAGCTGCAGGTTGGCGAGCGGGCCGCCGGGCATGTGGAACAGGCCCTCGCACGCGCCGTAGAGCGACATGATGATAACCATGGGAACGACCATGCAGGAGCTGACGGCGAGCGTCATGGCAAGCGGCGAGCTCTTGCCCGGCGTGACCAGGAATTTAAAGGCGAAGCCCTTAGCAAGGGGGCTGGCAACAAACCAGTCGCAGCACATGGCAAAAACGTAGGCAACGGGGAAGCCGAGCCACGCGGCGGCAACAACCTCGCCGTTGATGGCCCCATGCTGCAGGGCAACGTTGTAGATGCTCATCCAGAGCACCATGCAAAAGCACATGATAAAGGTAAACAGCAGGCTCTCTCGTTTGTTGATAGGCATAAAGGGCATGGTCCTTTCTGTGTTACGCCGCTACGCCACGCAACAAAAACGGGCGAGCAAGATGGAGCTGTTGGGACTTCATCTCGCCCGCCCGTGGTACGTGCGTCTGCGACTACTTATGTGGTGAAACCAGCCTAGCACGAAAAGCACGTGCTTCGTAAGCGTTGAGTTTATGAAGATGCAGGGCACCAACAATCCCCCGACCCCATAAGTTGCGGTGGAATACGGACTGTTTTGACCCTTTAAGCAGCAATTCAGTCTCTATTTCACCGCAACTCATTTGGTGCAAAGTGACCTGTCCTCCTTGCACCAATTAGCTGGTGTGGCGCCAGCGGGGGTCGGTGAGGGTTCTCGCCACGCCCAGGCCAACGGGCAGAAACGCCACAATGAGCACTGCGCGCACAAACCAGCCGAGCATATTGACCGTGTCGAAGGTGCACATGTAATACATCGAGCGATACAGATACAAGCCCGGCACCATAATGACAATCGATGGCACCGTGAGGGCGATACGTGGGTAGGTGAGCTTGATTTCGGCTAAGCTCGCGAGCAGGCCCGATACCAGCGCACCGATAAACGCTGCTGCCTCGGGAGGCATACCTAAGCTCAGGCCCAGGAAGGGAAACAGCGCCGGCGCATCGACAAGGGTCAGACGCAAGGTATTGGACACGGCGCCGATCAGCCCAGCTGCCGCGGCCATCTTTACCGGGCTGTTGAACATCACCGAGAAGCCGAATACGCCAACGAAGCTCATCACCACGCGCAAGAGTGTAAGAGCCAACGGTGAGAGCCCGAGCGGGGCAAAATCATCCGGTGCCAGCCCCACACACTCGGCAACCATCCAGCCCACAAGGGTCGCCATCACAATAATCGACACGGCATACGAAAGACGCTCAATGCCGCTTCGCATATCAAGCTTAGCGATGTCGAGGCCTGCCGTAATGAGGGGAAAGCCGGGAATCACAAAGAGCATGGCGCCGATATAGCCTTCTTGGTGCGACATTGCCCCCGGTACGACCTGGCCAAGGCCGAGCAATGCCAGCAGATACGAAACGCAAGCGAGCGCAACGCCCGTCGTCAGCGCGCTAAACTGGCCAAGACCCTGCTTGAGAATATGGGAGCGAGCGAAGTTGCCGACACCAGCGCCTACGAATGCACAGGCCATCTCGATAGGACCGCCGCCGAGCAAAAAGACGAAGGCGCCGCAAGCACAGGCTGCCGCAAGGCCCTGTTGCCAGGGAGAGTAATCGGGCTTTGAGCTCTCAACGGTCCTGAGCATCTCGTGATACTCGTGTACCGTGAAGCGACGACCATAGGTCTCGATTTCCTTGAGGAAACTCTCCATCATCCAAATGCGATGGGTATTGACTCCCGTTGTGGGCAGGCTGACAACCTCGTTAAAGCAGTGGCCATCTTCGATGCAAGTGCACTCAAACGACAGAAGACTCAGGTCGACGTGAATCGTGACGCCGAGTACGGCAGCAACACGATTCATGGTATCGCGCACGCGCCAGGCACCTGTTCCGCTTGCCAGCATAAGCATGCCGGTGCGGCAGATGATGGATGATTTATCGGTGAGCGGCGCATCGACGGCAAGCTCATCGCCTGCCGTCACGATCTGGCGCCAGTCGGTTTTCATATGGAGGGCGCCGGCACGGACACCGTGGTGCATGGGGACTCTTGAGAGCAACGAATCATGGTGCGAAGGCTGTGGGGGTTCCGTCGATTCGACCTCGTCCTCGTCGGGCCCTTCATCAACAAGGTCGAAAGCATCGAGCGCCGCCGGCTCGCGACGATCGGTCAATTCCTCGTCCTCATCATCAAAATAGTTGAACTGATCGAGCATGTCCTCTTCGATTGCACGATCGCTCGCGTCGTCCATATAGACGCTCCCTTCCTGCCGACTAACCCCCATCCTAGGCAGCGATGGCTAAAGGAAACATAAAAGAGACGGCTATCATGCGAGCCATGTGCACAATAGCCGTTGGGTAGTCGTTTAAGAACGTCCCCAATGACTATTGACGGCCAAGGCAACGCCGGTGCCTTGGCAACGACAGCGAAAGCCCGCCAGAGCGAGCAAGGTCCTTTTAGGGCGAGATGACACCATAGGTTGAACATAAGTCAGCGAGCGGGCCGCATTTGAGACAAGGTGACGTGAAACGAAAGGGCGCTGACCTTCTGGTCGCGCCCTTGAAGTTGAACGTCAGATTGTCCAAATGCGGCCCGCGCAGCGTCGAGCCGTTACGCGGTTCGTAGAACCGCGTAACTAGTTAGTACATCTTTGCGCCGGCAGGGATGGAAGCGTCGAGCTGGATCAGGTTGAGACGTTCCTCACCATCCTCCTCGTGGATAGCGCTGATGAGCATGCCGCAGCTGGGAATGCCCATCATCTTGCGCGGAGGCAGGTTGGTGATGGCGAGCAAGGTCTTGCCGACCAGGTCCTCGGGCTCATAATAACCGTGAATGCCGGAGAGGATGGTGCGATCGGTGCCGGTGCCGTCGTCGAGCGTAAAGTTCAGCAGCTTCTTGGACTTCTTGACGGCCTCGCATGCCTTGACCTTCACGGCGCGGAAATCGCTCTTGGAGAAGGTATCAAAGTCGACGAACTCCTCAAACAGCGGCTCGACGGCAATCTTGGAATAATCGACCGTGGGCTTGAGCGGCTTGACGAAGGGGCTCGCGGTGTTGCCGGCCTCGGCAGCCTTGGCAGCAGCGGCACCGGACTGGAAACCCTTCTCGGGCTTCATGTGCGGGAACAGCAGTACGTCGCGGATAGAAGCCTGGTTGGTGAGCAGCATGACCACGCGGTCGATACCGATGCCGATGCCGCCCGCGGGAGGCATACCGTACTCGAGGGCGCGCACGTAATCCTCGTCGTACTCCATGGCCTCGTCGTCGCCGCCAGCCTTCTCGGCCATCTGAGCGGCAAAGCGCTCGGCCTGGTCGACCGGGTCGTTGAGCTCGGAGAACGCGTTGGCGTACTCGTGGCCGGCGATAACCAGCTCAAAGCGATGCGTCAGGCGCGGGTCGTCCTCAAAACGCTTGGCGAGCGGGCTGACCTCGATGGGATAATCGCACACGAAGGTCGGGTTGACGATGGTGTCCTCGCCCAGCTCATCGTAAATCTCGGCGATGATCTTACCAGCAGTCCACTCGGGCTTAATCTCCAGGCCCTTCTCGCGCGCGGCGGCAGCAAGCTCCTCGACCGGCGTGTCGATGGTGACCTGCTTGCCGAGCACGTCGGAGACGATGTCGGTCATGGGACGGCTGGCCCACTCACCAGAAAGGTCGATGGTCTGGCCCTGGTACTCGATAACCTCGGGGTTGCCGATGGCCTTGTTAGCCGCCTTGATGACACCCTGGGCGAGCGCCTTCATGCCCTCGAGGTCGGAGAAGGCACGGTAGGCCTCCATCGTGGTGAACTCGGGGTTGTGGGTAAGATCCATGCCCTCGTTACGGAAGATACGGCCGATCTCGAACACGCGCTCAAAACCGCCGACGATGCAGCGCTTGAGGTGCAACTCGGTAGCAATGCGCAGGTAGCACTCCTGATCGAGCGCGTTGAAGTGCGTGATGAACGGCTTGGCAGTAGCGCCGCCCTGGATGGTCTGCAGGATGGGGGTCTCGACCTCCATGTAGCCGTCGGACTCCATAAAGCGACGGAAGGTGGAGAGAATCTGCGAACGCTTACGGAACGTCTCGCGAACGTCGTCGTTGGCGATCAGGTCGACATAGCGCTGGCGATAGCGGGTCTCCTTGTCGGAAAGACCGTGGAACTTCTCGGGCAGCGGACGTACGGCCTTGGCAAGCAGGGTCGCGCTCTTAGGGGCAACGGAAAGCTGGCCGCGCTGGGTGCGCACAACCACGCCGGTCACGCCCAAGATGTCGCCCAGGTCGAGGGACTTGAGCGTATTCCAGGCAGCCTCGTCCA
The DNA window shown above is from Collinsella aerofaciens and carries:
- a CDS encoding DUF2798 domain-containing protein is translated as MPINKRESLLFTFIMCFCMVLWMSIYNVALQHGAINGEVVAAAWLGFPVAYVFAMCCDWFVASPLAKGFAFKFLVTPGKSSPLAMTLAVSSCMVVPMVIIMSLYGACEGLFHMPGGPLANLQLLPMMWLVNIPRNFIMALPWNLLVAGPVARFVFRRAFPMGTVFAEPHMELVRMPGAPVADAVNDVAESMDAEPAC
- a CDS encoding threonine/serine ThrE exporter family protein, with the translated sequence MDDASDRAIEEDMLDQFNYFDDEDEELTDRREPAALDAFDLVDEGPDEDEVESTEPPQPSHHDSLLSRVPMHHGVRAGALHMKTDWRQIVTAGDELAVDAPLTDKSSIICRTGMLMLASGTGAWRVRDTMNRVAAVLGVTIHVDLSLLSFECTCIEDGHCFNEVVSLPTTGVNTHRIWMMESFLKEIETYGRRFTVHEYHEMLRTVESSKPDYSPWQQGLAAACACGAFVFLLGGGPIEMACAFVGAGVGNFARSHILKQGLGQFSALTTGVALACVSYLLALLGLGQVVPGAMSHQEGYIGAMLFVIPGFPLITAGLDIAKLDMRSGIERLSYAVSIIVMATLVGWMVAECVGLAPDDFAPLGLSPLALTLLRVVMSFVGVFGFSVMFNSPVKMAAAAGLIGAVSNTLRLTLVDAPALFPFLGLSLGMPPEAAAFIGALVSGLLASLAEIKLTYPRIALTVPSIVIMVPGLYLYRSMYYMCTFDTVNMLGWFVRAVLIVAFLPVGLGVARTLTDPRWRHTS
- the lysS gene encoding lysine--tRNA ligase, translating into MAENQNAADQASTLNDERATRLAKRAALFEAGQNPYPEHSELEDYVADIEAKYAELADGEDTEDVVKIAGRVVAKRGQGKIMFIVVRDATAEIQLFCRINDMDEAAWNTLKSLDLGDILGVTGVVVRTQRGQLSVAPKSATLLAKAVRPLPEKFHGLSDKETRYRQRYVDLIANDDVRETFRKRSQILSTFRRFMESDGYMEVETPILQTIQGGATAKPFITHFNALDQECYLRIATELHLKRCIVGGFERVFEIGRIFRNEGMDLTHNPEFTTMEAYRAFSDLEGMKALAQGVIKAANKAIGNPEVIEYQGQTIDLSGEWASRPMTDIVSDVLGKQVTIDTPVEELAAAAREKGLEIKPEWTAGKIIAEIYDELGEDTIVNPTFVCDYPIEVSPLAKRFEDDPRLTHRFELVIAGHEYANAFSELNDPVDQAERFAAQMAEKAGGDDEAMEYDEDYVRALEYGMPPAGGIGIGIDRVVMLLTNQASIRDVLLFPHMKPEKGFQSGAAAAKAAEAGNTASPFVKPLKPTVDYSKIAVEPLFEEFVDFDTFSKSDFRAVKVKACEAVKKSKKLLNFTLDDGTGTDRTILSGIHGYYEPEDLVGKTLLAITNLPPRKMMGIPSCGMLISAIHEEDGEERLNLIQLDASIPAGAKMY